The proteins below are encoded in one region of Phaseolus vulgaris cultivar G19833 chromosome 1, P. vulgaris v2.0, whole genome shotgun sequence:
- the LOC137813954 gene encoding probable auxin efflux carrier component 1b, with protein MITLLDLYHVLTAVVPLYVAMILAYGSVKWWKIFTPDQCSGINRFVALFAVPLLSFHFISTNNPYAMNYKFIAADSLQKTIVLAVLFVWSRTSSRGSLEWSITLFSLSTLPNTLVMGIPLLKGMYGDASGTLMVQIVVLQCIIWYTLMLFLFEYRGAKLLIVEQFPDTAGSIISFKVDSDILSLDGKEPLQTEAEVGDDGKLHVTVRKSTSSRSEIFSRRSHGPNSVSLTPRPSNLTNAEIYSLQSSRNPTPRGSSFNHTDFYSMVNNGRNVSPRQSSFGGVAFDEESGVRVNGGAGGYPAPHNAGIFSPVGKKKGGGGGEGGGKDLHMFVWSSSASPVSEGGIHVFRGGDYGNDQLPVGGVAHPKDYDDFGHDEFSFGNGTVPNGVEKEGPVLSKLGSSSTAELHPKAQVESKATSMPPTSVMTRLILIMVWRKLIRNPNTYSSLFGLTWSLISFKWNVVMPAIVARSISILSDAGLGMAMFSLGLFMALQPKIIACGNSVASFAMAVRFLTGPAVMAVASIVVGLRGVLLHIAIVQAALPQGIVPFVFAKEYNVHPDILSTGVIFGMLIALPITLVYYILLGL; from the exons ATGATAACCTTGCTGGACCTGTACCATGTTCTCACCGCGGTGGTGCCGCTCTACGTCGCCATGATCCTCGCCTACGGTTCCGTCAAGTGGTGGAAGATCTTCACCCCGGACCAATGCTCCGGCATCAACCGCTTCGTCGCGCTCTTTGCGGTGCCCCTACTCTCCTTCCACTTCATCTCCACCAACAATCCCTACGCCATGAACTACAAGTTCATAGCTGCGGATTCGCTTCAGAAAACCATAGTCCTTGCCGTGCTCTTCGTCTGGTCCAGAACCAGCTCACGGGGCTCTCTGGAATGGTCCATCACGCTCTTCTCCCTCTCCACGCTCCCCAACACGCTCGTCATGGGGATCCCATTACTTAAGGGCATGTACGGGGACGCATCGGGGACCCTCATGGTGCAGATAGTGGTGCTTCAGTGCATCATCTGGTACACTCTGATGCTGTTTTTGTTTGAGTATAGGGGTGCCAAGCTTCTCATCGTGGAGCAGTTTCCCGACACTGCAGGGTCCATTATCTCGTTCAAGGTTGACTCTGATATCTTATCTTTGGATGGGAAGGAACCGCTTCAGACTGAAGCTGAGGTTGGTGACGATGGCAAGCTTCATGTTACTGTCAGAAAGTCCACCAGTTCGCGCTCTGAGATCTTCTCGCGGCGCTCGCATGGTCCCAACTCGGTTTCGTTGACTCCGAGGCCTTCCAATTTAACCAATGCAGAGATTTACTCGCTGCAGTCTTCCAGGAATCCAACGCCGAGAGGGTCCAGTTTCAACCATACGGACTTCTACTCGATGGTGAATAATGGGAGGAACGTGAGTCCGAGGCAGAGTAGTTTTGGGGGCGTGGCATTTGATGAGGAGAGTGGTGTGAGGGTTAATGGGGGTGCAGGAGGGTACCCTGCACCTCACAATGCGGGGATTTTTTCTCCGGTGGGGAAGAAgaaaggtggtggtggtggtgaagGGGGAGGGAAGGATCTTCACATGTTTGTCTGGAGTTCTAGTGCTTCTCCGGTGTCGGAAGGCGGGATTCATGTGTTCAGAGGTGGGGATTATGGAAATGACCAACTTCCTGTTGGTGGGGTGGCTCACCCGAAAG ACTATGATGATTTTGGTCACGACGAGTTTAGCTTCGGGAACGGAACCGTCCCTAATGGAGTGGAGAAGGAAGGGCCAGTACTTTCGAAGCTTGGCTCAAGTTCGACGGCTGAGCTTCACCCAAAAGCACAAGTTGAATCCAAAGCCACGTCCATGCCACCCACAAGTGTTATGACAAGACTCATTCTGATTATGGTTTGGAGAAAGCTGATTAGGAACCCCAACACATATTCCAGCCTCTTTGGTCTCACTTGGTCTTTGATCTCATTCAA GTGGAATGTTGTTATGCCTGCTATTGTTGCTCGATCGATATCAATTTTATCTGATGCTGGCCTTGGGATGGCAATGTTTAGCCTAG GGTTATTCATGGCTTTGCAACCAAAGATTATTGCATGTGGAAACTCGGTTGCTTCCTTTGCTATGGCAGTTCGTTTCCTCACTGGACCCGCTGTCATGGCTGTCGCTTCAATAGTTGTAGGGCTCAGGGGAGTTCTGTTGCACATTGCTATTGTACAG GCTGCTCTGCCCCAAGGGATTGTCCCTTTTGTGTTTGCCAAGGAATACAACGTTCATCCAGACATCCTTAGCACAGG GGTTATATTTGGGATGTTAATTGCTCTTCCTATCACGCTAGTTTACTACATTTTGCTTGGGCTTTGA